Proteins encoded together in one Antennarius striatus isolate MH-2024 chromosome 13, ASM4005453v1, whole genome shotgun sequence window:
- the LOC137606012 gene encoding proto-oncogene DBL, which translates to MAESNPLRGFPRLRRAATSFPGNLHLVLLLRPTGLLSNTPSPSSSTDLGFRFSQDDFLLKMPVVMLRSVGDLLRYIDENHLTSDFSAKVEYCQSDWIVLRSAIETFAVTVKEIAQVLQSFGSELSETELPDEANAIEFLLHSHTHRYQQMKDNVRNVLKEGRLLLSNLETFKASKGDVEEERDIRADMDTVQRLLVQLRDMEEAFDGFFEKHHLKLQQYLQLLQYEMSFKQMDEVMKRITDQEKDIAFVGTTVVQTEQLLRDLDTLDAHAQEEMTRAQVAILHGHQLAANHHYALSLIIQRCNELRHHCDIITTAIRAKRASLTRARDLLLRLEAALRWCDEGAYLLASQMVDRFQTREGAQEALLCLSSHQERAPKNTQDTLSLEFEATLTPQLQSQVSMVTEKLNSVQSMIKNREQCLRKLADVQIRPVQLVAPRPEPDQTSQRCKSPLFTPKHGVDFNVLNSKFSFDLLPGKRAARRINSQPKIEVMHDFQGNRSCLYGSAPDTDSEAEDNPEQVTRRITKELIATERIYVDELLSVLLGYRAEMEDPSVSSLLPSALCSQKDVLFGNMPEIYQFHSRIFLQDLQRCLETPQRVGACFLQRKEKFQVYERYCQNKPRSELLWRECSDSPFFQECQQKLDHKLGLDSYLLKPVQRLTKYQLLLKELLKHCTEEQYRCELQEALDSMLELLKSVNDSMHQIAITGYQGDLGQLGRVVMQGGFSVWISHKRAAVRMKELARFKPMQRHLFLYDHALLFCKRRDEDSSERSPFYSFKSCLRMSAVGITENVKGDVRKFEIWYSSREVVYIVQAPTVEVKVAWLMEIRKILTNQLKLSQVEGPSLPLSDTTLSDSASDMCVPWGGASVGGCSACLPVPHSSMTTSHSHTLKGEESIHTSPAHSDPVVHSPRRTWPVPAHSVAICDGLEDWGAATDLSNLSDSDEEDQPAPLVAGRYRVMVESSMASADDIIFNCGDVIELLSEELSGMWMVRNISRGEEGRVLSEDLHRILGETC; encoded by the exons atggcggagtccaacccgcTGCGGGGCTTCCCCCGTCTGCGCCGGGCCGCG actTCGTTCCCAGGAAACCTCCATCTGGTTTTGTTGCTCCGCCCCACCGGTTTGCTAAGCAACACCCCGAGTCCGTCTTCCAGCACCGACCTTGGTTTTCGCTTCAGCCAGGATGACTTCCTGTTAAAGATGCCG gTGGTGATGCTGCGTTCAGTCGGCGACCTTCTGCGCTACATTGATGAAAATCACCTGACATCAGACTTCAGTGCAAAAGTAGAATATTGCCAAAGTGACTGGATTGTCCTCCGTTCG GCCATTGAGACCTTCGCAGTGACGGTGAAGGAGATCGCCCAGGTGCTGCAGAGCTTCGGGTCAGAGCTGTCTGAGACGGAACTCCCGGACGAGGCGAATGCCATCGAGTTCTTGCTGCATTCACACACGCATCGATACCAACAGATGAAG GATAATGTGCGGAATGTGCTGAAGGAGGGTCGCCTGCTGCTGTCCAACCTGGAAACATTCAAGGCTTCTAAGGGAGACGTAGAAGAGGAGAGGGACATAAGAGCTGATATGGACACTGTTCAGAG GCTCCTGGTCCAGCTCAGAGACATGGAGGAAGCATTTGACGGCTTCTTTGAGAAACACCACCTGAAGCTGCAGCAGTACCTCCAGCTGCTTCAGTATGAAATGAGTTTCAAGCAG ATGgatgaggtgatgaagaggatcaCCGACCAGGAGAAGGACATTGCGTTTGTGGGAACCACGGTGGTTCAGACAGAACAACTGCTGAGGGACTTGGATACCCTGGATGCCCATGCTCAG GAGGAGATGACTCGTGCCCAAGTGGCGATCCTACACGGTCACCAGTTGGCCGCCAACCACCACTACGCCCTATCGCTCATCATTCAGCGCTGCAATGAGCTGCgtcatcactgtgacatcatcaccactgccATACGCGCCAAGCGGGCCTCGCTCACTCGAGCACGAGACCTGCTCCTCCGCCTGGAGGcg GCCCTTcggtggtgtgatgaaggtgcCTATCTTCTGGCCAGTCAGATGGTGGACAGGTTCCAAACCAGAGAGGGAGCCCAGGAGGCGCTGCTGTGCCTGAGCTCTCACCAGGAGAGGGCGCCAAAGAACACCCAGGACACACTGAGTCTGGAGTTTGAAGCCACGCTCACGCCACAGCTGCAG tCACAAGTCTCAATGGTAACAGAGAAACTGAACTCAGTTCAGTCCATGATCAAAAACAGAGAGCAGTGTCTGAGGAAGTTGGCAGATGTGCAAATCAGACCAGTTCAGCTAGTTGCCCCCAGACCTGAACCTGACCAGACCTCCCAGCGCTGCAAGTCACCCCTCTTTACCCCGAAGCATG GTGTAGATTTTAACGTCCTAAACTCAAAGTTCTCCTTTGACCTCCTTCCTGGCAAGAGAGCAGCGAGGAGGATCAACAGCCAACCCAAG ATTGAGGTAATGCATGATTTCCAAGGCAACCGCAGCTGTTTGTACGGCTCGGCCCCCGACACGGACTCGGAGGCGGAGGACAATCCAGAGCAGGTCACACG CCGTATTACAAAGGAACTGATCGCTACAGAGAGGATCTATGTGGATGAGCTGCTCTCTGTCCTTCTG GGTTACAGGGCAGAGATGGAGGATCCGTCTGTATCTAGTCTTCTTCCTTCTGCTCTATGCAGCCAGAAGGATGTTCTGTTTGGTAACATGCCAGAGATTTACCAGTTCCATAGCAg GATCTTCCTCCAAGATCTGCAGCGTTGCTTGGAGACACCACAGAGGGTGGGGGCTTGCTTCCTGCAAAGG AAAGAGAAGTTCCAGGTTTATGAGCGTTATTGTCAGAACAAGCCCCGTTCTGAGCTGCTGTGGAGAGAGTGTTCTGATTCTCCCTTCTTTCAG GAGTGCCAGCAGAAGCTAGATCATAAGCTGGGTCTGGATTCTTACCTCCTAAAACCAGTCCAACGTCTCACCAAGTACCAGCTGTTGCTCAAG GAGCTGTTGAAACACTGCACAGAGGAGCAGTACCGCTGCGAGCTCCAGGAGGCTCTGGACTCCatgctggagctgctgaagtCTGTCAATGACTCCATGCACCAGATCGCCATCACTGGATAtcag GGCGACCTCGGCCAGCTGGGCCGGGTGGTGATGCAGGGAGGCTTCAGCGTCTGGATCAGCCATAAGAGGGCAGCGGTGCGGATGAAGGAGCTGGCGAGGTTCAAGCCCATGCAGAGACACCTCTTCCTCTACGACCACGCCCTGCTCTTCTGCAAGCGCCGAGACGAGGACAGCAGCGAGCGGTCGCCGTTCTACAGCTTCAAATCCTGCCTCAGA ATGAGTGCTGTAGGAATCACAGAAAACGTAAAAGGTGATGTGAGGAAATTTGAAATCTGGTACAGCAGCAGAGAAGTAGTGTACATAGTTCAG gctcCCACAGTGGAGGTCAAAGTTGCTTGGCTGATGGAGATTCGTAAAATCCTCACAAACCAGCTGAAACTGAGCCAAG TCGAGGGACCCTCCCTTCCACTTTCAGACACCACCCTCTCTGACAG TGCATCAGACATGTGTGTGCCGTGGGGCGGAGCATCGGTGGGAGGCTGCTCAGCCTGTCTCCCTGTTCCTCACAGCTCCATGACAACAAGCCACTCCCATACGCTGAAAGGGGAGGAGTCCATACACACTAGCCCCGCCCACTCAGACCCTGTCGTTCACTCACCTCGACGCA CGTGGCCGGTTCCAGCACACTCCGTGGCGATCTGTGATGGTCTGGAGGACTGGGGTGCAGCAACAGACCTCTCCAACCTATCAGATTCAGATGAAGAGGATCAGCCCGCTCCTCTG GTGGCTGGCAGGTACAGGGTCATGGTGGAGAGCAGCATGGCAAgcgctgatgacatcatctttaACTGCGGTGATGTCATCGAGCTGTTGAGTGAAGAGTTGTCAGGAATGTG GATGGTGAGGAATATAAGTCGTGGCGAAGAAGGTCGGGTTTTATCTGAGGACCTGCACAGGATTTTGGGAGAAACTTGctga
- the LOC137606349 gene encoding coagulation factor IX-like, whose product MAGVCLLAFIAGLLLETCALPTAILGENTGGVFVSQQTANKVLLRLRRYNSGRLEELTQTSNLERECWEEQCTREEAREVFENDEKTIKFWAGYIDGDQCKPPPCQNGGVCEDGIDTYVCWCKPDFGGKNCEIEVSKQCSVNNGGCSHSCVMQGETPVCQCAPGYQLGPDKRSCQPTEPFSCGLVISSSNTATRALANPRSATHNSERQDNSSSSHQNDYNDINVTMFYEYYDDFTDDADVFSTSANPTPKVRSVRSASDPSGNPEEVVMSGEVSGFTQLPRETEPLPHWAFFPTLPSIIEKKITDKRIVGGDAAIPGEIPWQVALMSHSDVLQRAEPFCGGSLLSEFWVITAAHCLTQANKRHFFVRVGEHDVNTVEGPERDHVVAEQHVHQMYDYNRSPYNHDIALLKLSSPVELSHQRRPICLGPKDFIENLMRESSSSLVSGWGRLRFMGPEATKLQKLEVPYVDRTLCKKSSRDHITRFMFCAGFRTEIKDSCQGDSGGPHATNYKGTWFLTGIVSWGEECAKDGKYGVYTRLSRYYPWISQTTGIKMN is encoded by the exons ATGGCTGGAGTTTGTTTACTGGCTTTCATCGCTGGTTTATTACTGGAGACATGTGCCCTACCCACCGCGATTCTCGGGGAAAatacag gaggtgtgtttgtgtctcaacAGACGGCAAACAAAGTGCTGCTTCGCCTGCGCAGGTACAACAGTGGCCGTCTGGAAGAGTTAACTCAAACTAGCAACCTGGAGCGGGAATGCTGGGAGGAACAGTGCACGAGGGAAGAGGCCAGGGAGGTGTTTGAGAACGATGAGAAAACC ATAAAATTCTGGGCTGGATACATCG ATGGCGACCAGTGTAAACCGCCCCCCTGTCAAAATGGTGGAGTGTGCGAAGATGGAATTGACACGTATGTTTGCTGGTGCAAGCCCGACTTTGGCGGCAAGAACTGTGAGATCG AGGTGTCGAAGCAGTGTTCGGTCAACAACGGCGGGTGCTCCCATTCCTGTGTGATGCAGGGGGAGACACCTGTGTGTCAGTGTGCACCTGGTTACCAACTGGGGCCGGACAAGAGGAGCTGCCAGCCCACGG AACCATTCAGCTGTGGTCTTGTGATCTCGTCCTCCAACACCGCCACCAGAGCTCTGGCAAACCCTCGGTCAGCGACACACAACTCTGAAAGACAAGACAACTCCAGCAGCAGCCATCAGAACGACTACAACGACATCAACGTGACAATGTTCTACGAATACTATGATGACTTTACGGATGATGCAGATGTGTTCTCCACCTCTGCAAACCCCACCCCAAAAGTACGTTCAGTCAGGTCAGCTTCAGACCCCTCTGGAAATCCAGAGGAGGTCGTCATGAGCGGGGAGGTGAGTGGTTTCACCCAATTGCCGAGGGAGACAGAGCCGCTGCCTCACTGGGCGTTCTTCCCCACACTCCCCTCCATCATAGAGAAGAAGATCACTGACAAGAGGATAGTGGGAGGAGATGCAGCCATTCCTGGAGAGATACCCTGGCAG GTGGCGCTGATGTCTCACTCTGACGTCCTCCAAAGGGCGGAGCCTTTCTGTGGAGGATCTCTGCTCAGCGAATTTTGGGTCATCACAGCCGCCCACTGTCTGACACAGGCTAACAAGCGACATTTCTTCGTCCGAGTGG GTGAACACGATGTGAACACAGTTGAGGGTCCAGAACGAGACCACGTGGTTGCGGAGCAGCACGTCCACCAAATGTACGATTACAACAGGTCACCATATAACCACGACATCGCACTGCTGAAACTCTCCAGTCCAGTGGAACTGTCCCACCAGCGGCGTCCCATCTGTCTGGGCCCCAAAGACTTCATAGAGAACCTCATGAGGGAGTCCAGCAGCTCCTTGGTGAGCGGCTGGGGCCGGCTGAGGTTCATGGGGCCTGAGGCCACCAAGCTCCAGAAACTGGAGGTCCCTTACGTGGATCGTACCTTGTGTAAGAAGAGCAGTCGGGACCACATCACACGCTTCATGTTCTGTGCAGGATTTCGTACTGAAATAAAGGATTCATGTCAGGGGGACAGTGGGGGGCCACACGCCACCAATTACAAAGGCACTTGGTTCCTGACGGGAATCGTCAGCTGGGGGGAGGAGTGTGCCAAAGACGGGAAGTACGGCGTCTACACTCGATTGTCCCGATACTACCCCTGGATCAGTCAGACAACAGGCATCAAAATGAACTGA
- the arr3a gene encoding arrestin 3a, retinal (X-arrestin) has translation MAKVFKKTSGNGGLTLYLGKRDYLDHVTDVERVDGIVKLDTSNFGDRKVFVQLACAFRYGSDDLDVMGLCFRKDIWINRVQIYPESHKPTLSEMHDTLMKKAGDNSYPFSFEIPNNLPCSVCLQPGPDDKGKACGVDFEVKTYLANDKCNPDEKIDKKDTARLIIRKIQYAPSQVGAGPKVDLCKSFMMSDKPVHVEASLEKDLYFHGEAIPIKIKIKNDSNKTVKKFNINVDQTTDIVLYSADKYTKPVLVKEFDETVEPSGTYENTLSITPMLSENKEKRGLALDGRLKDEDTNLASTTILRPGIEKDVLGILVSYKIKINLMVAGGGLLGSLTSSDVTVEIPLMLMHPKPQE, from the exons ATGGCAAA GGTTTTCAAGAAGACTAGTGGAAATGGAGGG CTGACCCTCTACCTGGGGAAGAGAGACTACTTGGACCACGTGACTGATGTGGAGAGAGTCG ATGGCATTGTGAAGCTGGACACGTCAAATTTTGGAGACAGAAAAG TGTTTGTGCAGCTGGCGTGTGCCTTCCGTTATGGCAGCGATGACCTGGACGTGATGGGTCTGTGCTTCAGGAAGGACATCTGGATCAATCGTGTGCAGATTTACCCTGAGAGCCACAAGCCCACCCTGAGCGAGATGCACGACACGCTGATGAAGAAGGCTGGAGACAATTCTTATCCTTTCTCTTTTGAA ATTCCCAACAACTTGCCATGCTCAGTATGTCTGCAGCCCGGACCAGACGATAAAGGGAAG GCATGTGGCGTCGACTTTGAGGTAAAAACCTACCTCGCCAACGACAAGTGCAACCCCGATGAGAAGATTGATAAGAA GGACACTGCTCGCCTTATCATCCGTAAAATACAGTATGCGCCCTCTCAGGTGGGCGCAGGACCAAAGGTTGACCTCTGCAAAAGCTTCATGATGTCCGACAAACCTGTTCATGTGGAAGCTTCACTGGAAAAAGAT CTCTACTTCCATGGTGAAGCAATaccaattaaaattaaaatcaagaatGACAGCAACAAAACAGTAAAGAAATTTAATATCAATG TGGACCAAACCACCGACATCGTCCTCTACTCAGCAGACAAATACACCAAACCTGTTCTTGTGAAGGAGTTTGA CGAGACAGTTGAGCCCAGCGGCACCTACGAGAACACTCTGTCCATCACACCCATGCTGAGTGAAAATAAGGAGAAACGTGGACTGGCCCTGGATGGACGACTGAAGGATGAGGACACCAACTTGGCCTCTACTACTAT CCTGCGACCGGGTATAGAAAAGGATGTGTTGGGCATCCTAGTTTCTTACAAGATTAAGATCAATCTCATGGTGGCCGGTGGAGG CCTGCTGGGCAGCCTCACATCCAG tgatgtcacagtggaAATACCACTGATGCTCATGCATCCCAAACCTCAAG AGTAA